CCTTCCTCTATAATCTTTAATTATCTCTTAATATCTCTATTGTTCTCAGCATTTTGACTTGTAAAAAAGAAGCTATATGGATAGTACATACATTAATGTAATAATATGGGCATAACAGGGTAACCTAAATAGCGTATGCTGTTTTATCCAAAATATGGTTGCTATTGGATGTCCGCTATTACTCTGGTAACTTACCCTTCCATGTCTCACAGGATCATTTGTCCCCAATTCCTTCGTACAGTTTATCCAAGAGGCGGATGTCAGTATATGCTTTCTTACCGGGTCTTTGCCCTAATGGAGGAAATTTTCCACTGACTAATCCCAGCTTCTTTTGTCAAGGTGCAATTACTTCAAAACTATAGAAATATCTTTGTTGCTTTCCACAACCTTTTTTCACTGAAGAACCAGTGATGGACAAGCTATGGATATGTTGACTCTAATTATCCTGTCTGATATGCTTCTGTGGAAAACTCTATCAAAGCTTATCAGGCTGCATCCTGTAATTGTAAAAAGTTAAGGTCACGTATTACTCTTTCACTGTCATATGCTACTTGTTTACTAATAAGGGCATAAAATATTCTTATCAGCTTACAGCACAGCAGTATTAATGATTGCATCTTCTTTAGAGGGTTTTCTCTTCGGGTTGTATAGTGGTTATGCAGGGCTTTAAACTCTTCATTCTTACTTACAAGTGGCATTACTGCACGAAACAGTACAGCTCGTAGCCTAGACCTGCCACGCTTACTTATGGTGGTATTGCCCTTATGCTTGCCCGAACTATTCTCAACTAAATTTAACCCCGCTAACTTCTGTATCTGCTTAGGATGCGAGAATCTACTGACATCCCCAACCTCTGCCATAAAACCTGCCGCTGTAGTTATACCTACACCCTTTATGGTAAGCATCTCTTGTACGCCTGGTATCTGTAAGGCCAACTTTTCCATCTCATGTTCTACCTCTGCAAGTTGTTCCTTATATAGGTCATATTGCCCAAGAAGCATGGAGAGCTCTTTTTCAGCCATTCGTAGGCCTTCTCTAATACCTATAGAACCCTTGGCTACCTTTACTAACTGTGTCGCTCGTTTAACACCTACGCCACGACTTATGTCTCTCTTCCATGTGGTCACCACACCATCAATACCCATCGATACTATTTTATCCGGAGTCGGAAATTCTCTTAATGTCATCAGCGCTGCTTTACCCTCCCAATCTTTAAAAACAACCATAAACTCCGGGAAATATTGATCTAACCACCTAATTACTTGGTTCTTAATTCTTATGAGTGAC
The sequence above is drawn from the Xylanivirga thermophila genome and encodes:
- a CDS encoding IS110 family RNA-guided transposase, yielding MNYTQNDKIMSITEQTLVVGVDIAKKVHYARAFDYRGIELGKVFKFENTREGLKSFRDWMVALEKKEHKSSSVVGMEPTGHYWLNLGHFLKDQEIRLVLVNPFHVKRSKELDDNTPSKSDSKDPKTIAKLMIDGRYSEPYIPEGVYSELRTVMNLRDSISKSLIRIKNQVIRWLDQYFPEFMVVFKDWEGKAALMTLREFPTPDKIVSMGIDGVVTTWKRDISRGVGVKRATQLVKVAKGSIGIREGLRMAEKELSMLLGQYDLYKEQLAEVEHEMEKLALQIPGVQEMLTIKGVGITTAAGFMAEVGDVSRFSHPKQIQKLAGLNLVENSSGKHKGNTTISKRGRSRLRAVLFRAVMPLVSKNEEFKALHNHYTTRRENPLKKMQSLILLCCKLIRIFYALISKQVAYDSERVIRDLNFLQLQDAA